The following is a genomic window from Gammaproteobacteria bacterium.
TTAAACTTCATGCGCCCAACAGGCGAAAGATCGTAACGTTCGAAGCTAAAGAACAGATTATTGAACAAGGCTTGCGCCGCATCTTTGGTCGGCGGCTCGCCCGGACGCATCATGCGATAGATTTCAACCTGCGCATCCAAATCGCTGCGCGTGTGGTCAATGCGCAAGGTATCGGAAATATAAGGGCCGCGATCCAGATCGTTGGTATAAAGCGCCTGAATTTCCCGAACGCCCGCCTTAATAAGTTTGTTCAACAGCTCGCCAGTGAGCTCATCGTTGGCGTTTGCCAGAACTTCACCCGTGACCTGATCGATCACATCATGCGCAACCACTTTACCTATCACATACTCAGGAGGCACAGTGAGCTGCGTGATATTGGCCTTCTTCAGTTCGTTGATATGACGCGCCATGATGCGGCGGCCCGCTTCTACTATGACCTTGCCCTTGGCATCTTTAATATCAAACCCAGCACTCTCACCACGCAGCCTGTCGGCCACCAGCTCCAGATGAATGCCATCCTGCTCGAACCTAAAGGTATTCATCTCAAAGAACAGGCCAAGCATCTGCTGGGTGTTATAACCCAGCGCGCGGAGAATCATCGTCGCCGGCAACTTGCGGCGGCGATCGATACGCACGAACACACAGTCATTGGGATCGAATTCGAAATCCAGCCAGGAACCACGGTAAGGGATAATCCTCGCAGAGAACAGCAATTTCCCGGACGAATGGGTCTTGCCCTTGTCGTGCTCAAAAAACACGCCGGGCGAGCGGTGCAACTGAGACACCACAACACGCTCGGTGCCATTGATCACAAAGGTGCCGTTACCCGTCATCAACGGCAGCTCGCCCATATAGACTTCCTGCTCCTTGACATCCTTGATAGCCTTGGCGCCAGCAGGTGCTTCCTTGTCGTAAATCACCAAGCGCACTTTGACACGCAGCGGAGCCGCATAGGTCATGCCACGAGACTGGCACTCTTTGACATCGAAAACCGGGTTGCCCAAGCGATAGCTCACATACTCAAGCGCAGCATAGCCGGTGTAGCTAACAATCGGAAATACTGATTTGAACGCGAGATGCAAACCCTTATCCAAGCGACTTTCCAGGCTAACGCCTTCTTGCAGAAAGTCACGATAAGATTCCACCTGAATCGCCAGCAGATAAGGCGTCTCCAAGATGCTGGGCCGCTTACCAAAATCCTTGCGAATTCTTTTTTTCTCAGTAAAGGAGTAGGACATCAGAGTTCCTCAGATTCAATCACTAAATCGGGCAGAAGCCATAAACATACGGCAAACTAAATAATTCGCTGAAAAGTCCATTCACAGGCCTTTTCGGATCGAAAAACAAAAGGCATGCTTTGCATTAATCCATGCTTAAACATGCAACACGTTCAAACATGGTGACACAACACTAGGCCATACAACGAACAACCAAAAAAAACAGCTTGTCCGAACGCAGCTGAAACAGAAAAAGGCCGGTGGCGCCGGCCACCAGCCAAAAAATAACTTATCCCGGCATCACATTGATTGGTGGGCCTGCCGGGCGCCCAGCTGTTGATAACTCGTTCAGTGTCAGATGCGATTCGCCTGAATATTTCACAAATCTTTCCGTCAAGCATACCCGAAAAACTTCATCCCTAAGCAATTCAGATCGGCCAGTCAAAAAAGATCCCATGTTTATCAAGAACAAAGGAGACAAGCGGAAAACTCAAAAAACACGCCGCTCCACTACCCATGAAGACTCAGGGTTTGCCATCAATGGCAAGACGACAACCCCTTCGGGTTGCCATCTTATACCACTTCACTTCTATTCATTAACTTCTGCAGCAAGGGAAAGTATTGATAGGCTAATTGAGATCCGTCCACAACCTTTATATATCAACAACAAACCACTCAATTTACAGACTTATGAGTCAATACGCTTACTTGAGTTCAACCTTGGCGCCAGCTTCTTCCAACTGCTTCTTCATCGCTTCAGCATCAGCCTTGCTCACGCCTTCCTTGACTACAGCGGGAACGGCCTCAACCATATCCTTGGCTTCTTTCAGACCAAGACCAGTGATGGCGCGCACTACTTTGATCACGTTGACCTTGTTGTCACCAAAGCTGCTCATCACAACATTGAACTCGGTCTGCTCCTCGGCAGCCGGGGCAGCACCCGCAGCAGCTGGTGCGGCAACCGCTACAGCAGCAGCAGAAACGCCGAATTTCTCTTCCATTGCAGAAATCAGATCTACGATTTCCAGCACGGTCATGTTTGAAATGGTATCCAGAATATCTTCTTTGCTTACAGCCATGTTACGCTCCTAAATGAAAATGTATGACCGCGGTTTTATGACGCGGATAAAAATAAATGGGAATCAAGCCGCCTGCTTTTGATCGCGGATAGCCGCCACGGTACGGACCATCTTGCTGGTAGGCTCGGCCAAGGTGCGGACAAATTTCTCCACAGGAGCCTTCATCACCGCCATCAACAGACTGATCGCCTGATCGCGTGTCGGCATGTTGGCCAAGGCCTCGACATCACCGGGGGCCAACAACTTGCCGCCCAGTGCAACAACCTTGACGACCAGCTTGTCATTGCCCTTCATGAAGTCACGCATCAGACGGGCAGCAGCAGCAGGCTCTTCTACCGAGAAGGCCAGAACCAGTGGACCAACCATGGAGGACTGCATGCAAGCAAAACCCGTCCCCTCGAATGCACGCCGGGCAAGTGTATTCTTGACAACGCGCAGATAAACACCCGTTTTGCGCGCCTCAGCACGCAACTTGGTCATCTGCTCTGCTGACAAGCCACGGTACTCGGCCGCAATCGCAGCTTGAGCGGTACTCGCAACTCCGGCCATTTCAGCAACAATGGCCTTTTTATCTTCTAGTGTTAACAAGAGAGCTCCCCTGTATATAAACGCGAGAGACCACTACCAGCTTTTCAGTAAGCCAAGCAGCAACCTTTTCACGCTTACCACGTAAACCACAGGACACCCATCGGTAGATCGCTAAAGCGTTCAACCAAGATAGTGCCCCACCCTACGGCAACCGTCACCAGGGAAAATCCTGCCTCGGGTACGCCATCTGCGTAGGTGGTGCCGACTTTAATCCGGCCCCATTAAGCGAAGCACCTACGGTCTTTGACGGCCAGCGGCGTTGCCGCCGCCAACCCAAAGTCTGACATTCCTACTTAGGCTGTAGCAGCCAGTGATGCCTGATCTACAATAATACCTGGACCCATGGTACTGGATACGGAGATCTTCTTCAAATAAACACCTTTTGCAGTGCTCGGCTTTGCCTTATTCAAATCAGCGAGCAGCGCGTGA
Proteins encoded in this region:
- the rplL gene encoding 50S ribosomal protein L7/L12 produces the protein MAVSKEDILDTISNMTVLEIVDLISAMEEKFGVSAAAVAVAAPAAAGAAPAAEEQTEFNVVMSSFGDNKVNVIKVVRAITGLGLKEAKDMVEAVPAVVKEGVSKADAEAMKKQLEEAGAKVELK
- the rplJ gene encoding 50S ribosomal protein L10 → MAGVASTAQAAIAAEYRGLSAEQMTKLRAEARKTGVYLRVVKNTLARRAFEGTGFACMQSSMVGPLVLAFSVEEPAAAARLMRDFMKGNDKLVVKVVALGGKLLAPGDVEALANMPTRDQAISLLMAVMKAPVEKFVRTLAEPTSKMVRTVAAIRDQKQAA